The Carassius carassius chromosome 31, fCarCar2.1, whole genome shotgun sequence genome includes a region encoding these proteins:
- the LOC132112157 gene encoding protein FAM181A-like gives MMSSDSEVKTLLNFVNLASSDIKAALDRSAPCRRSVDHRKYLQKQLKRFSHRYAKMPRCHPHRNGDSALAKLSEEKAPRGTGTGRDVSAGSEDEARSGQGQIPMPMRKRQLPASFWKEPQSSSGTRERLEHFLKNNTSATGHVRTPAVNGEKSKMVFDDSKANPLLSGSAACACSCCSLPYRALHSRFLLPYADAPFRSRVEPAHSFSAGQQRSSAHVVIKPIPTKPALSSSSSSSSVFSVFGF, from the coding sequence ATGATGAGCTCCGACAGCGAGGTGAAGACGCTCCTGAACTTCGTCAATCTGGCGTCGAGCGACATCAAGGCTGCGCTGGATCGATCCGCGCCCTGCAGGCGCTCCGTGGACCACCGCAAATACCTGCAGAAGCAGCTCAAGCGCTTCTCGCACCGCTACGCCAAGATGCCCCGCTGCCATCCGCACAGAAACGGCGACTCCGCGCTCGCTAAACTCTCCGAGGAGAAAGCGCCGCGCGGGACCGGGACCGGGAGAGACGTGAGCGCCGGCTCGGAGGACGAAGCGCGCTCGGGACAGGGACAGATACCGATGCCGATGCGCAAGCGGCAGCTCCCGGCGTCCTTCTGGAAGGAGCCGCAGTCCTCATCCGGGACCCGCGAGCGTCTGGAGCACTTCCTTAAGAACAACACGAGCGCGACCGGACACGTCAGAACGCCCGCGGTGAACGGCGAGAAAAGCAAGATGGTTTTTGACGACTCGAAAGCAAACCCGCTGCTGTCCGGTAGCGCGGCGTGCGCGTGCTCGTGCTGCTCGCTCCCGTACCGCGCGCTCCACAGCCGCTTTCTTCTGCCATACGCGGACGCGCCCTTCAGGAGCCGCGTCGAGCCCGCGCACAGCTTCAGCGCCGGACAGCAGCGCTCCAGCGCGCACGTGGTGATCAAACCGATCCCGACGAAGCCCgcgctctcctcctcctcctcctcctcctccgtgtTCAGCGTGTTCGGATTCTAA
- the exd1 gene encoding piRNA biogenesis protein EXD1 isoform X2, which yields MVRGLFYACELRDQSDARNRRGRGLCFTSSVSFPLELCESVSRPVMASSSEESRFVDDLKRRRVNISLIDTQISGVIQRVTQRRSVLLEDVYEVKSGRKFPGVKIIFGHEILKVEFPNPEKLAPEESHTHSFRKKTADDVLEDGVHSVLIDELQEKFGPAVMHIQEQKVIGISAEVFGPTAQERLCWLQVATKKVVYLFDILLLGGQAFKNGLSMILENRHILKVVHDCRCITRCLREEFRVHLTNVFDTQVADLMLFYNETGGFLPDRVGSLQEVLRLHLKLPPADLSPLCSKELQRKECPELWYIRPSPPALMTVMSASVRHLLPLRLVLLDALMSDYTILVDAYMSSYHNQSVHIEQSEWTLPAEAQELSSVRQERMDWATGRYDLTEDGLLKRSSFNTQTHSTSNSR from the exons atGGTGCGCGGTTTGTTTTACGCCTGTGAATTACGCGACCAATCAGATGCTCGGAATCGCCGGGGGCGGGGCTTGTGCTTCACTAGCTCGGTCTCGTTCCCCCTGGAGCTCTGTGAGTCCGTGAGCAGGCCGGTCATGGCGTCATCTTCGGAGGAAAGCAGGTTTGTGGATGATCTGAAGAGGAGACGCGTGAACATCAGTCTGATCGATACTCAGATCAGCGGCGTGATCCAGCGCGTGACTCAGAGGAGGAGCGTTCTTTTAGAGGACG tttatgaagtgaaaagcGGGCGGAAATTCCCGGGCGTCAAGATCATTTTCGGACACGAAATTCTTAAAG tgGAGTTCCCCAATCCGGAGAAGCT TGCTCCTGAAGAATCCCACACGCACTCCTTCAGGAAGAAGACTGCAG ATGATGTTCTCGAGGACGGTGTGCATTCTGTGCTGATCGATGAGCTTCAGGAGAAGTTTGGCCCTGCA GTTATGCACATCCAAGAACAGAAAGTTATTGGCATCAGTGCTGAAGTGTTTGGACCGACTGCACAAGAGAGACTTTGCTGGCTGCAG GTAGCCACTAAGAAGGTGGTGTATCTGTTTGATATCCTCCTGCTCGGCGGACAAGCTTTTAAAAACGGCCTGTCCATGATCCTGGAGAATCGGCACATCCTGAAG GTGGTTCATGACTGCCGCTGCATCACTCGCTGTCTGAGAGAAGAGTTCAGAGTCCACCTCACCAACGTCTTTGACACACAg GTGGCTGATCTCATGCTCTTCTATAACGAGACTGGAGGCTTCCTGCCGGACCGGGTCGGCTCTCTTCAGGAGGTGCTCAGACTCCACCTCAAGCTCCCCCCCGCTGACCTTTCACCCCTGTGCTCCAAAGAGCTCCAGCGCAAG GAGTGTCCGGAGCTGTGGTACATCCGTCCGTCTCCACCGGCTCTGATGACCGTCATGAGCGCTTCTGTCCGTCATCTTCTCCCGCTGCGCCTCGTGCTTCTGGACGCTCTGATGTCAGATTACACCATTCTGGTAGATGCATATATGAGCAGCTACCACAACCAGTCTGTTCACATTGAGCAG AGCGAGTGGACGCTGCCCGCTGAAGCTCAGGAGCTGTCGTCTGTGAGGCAGGAGCGGATGGACTGGGCCACTGGACGATACGATCTGACCGAGGACGGCCTTCTCAAACGCTCCAGCTTCAACACACAGACCCACTCTACCTCCAACTCCAGATGA
- the exd1 gene encoding piRNA biogenesis protein EXD1 isoform X1, translating to MASSSEESRFVDDLKRRRVNISLIDTQISGVIQRVTQRRSVLLEDVYEVKSGRKFPGVKIIFGHEILKGKLLNFPNPEKLAPEESHTHSFRKKTADDVLEDGVHSVLIDELQEKFGPAVMHIQEQKVIGISAEVFGPTAQERLCWLQVATKKVVYLFDILLLGGQAFKNGLSMILENRHILKVVHDCRCITRCLREEFRVHLTNVFDTQVADLMLFYNETGGFLPDRVGSLQEVLRLHLKLPPADLSPLCSKELQRKECPELWYIRPSPPALMTVMSASVRHLLPLRLVLLDALMSDYTILVDAYMSSYHNQSVHIEQSEWTLPAEAQELSSVRQERMDWATGRYDLTEDGLLKRSSFNTQTHSTSNSR from the exons ATGGCGTCATCTTCGGAGGAAAGCAGGTTTGTGGATGATCTGAAGAGGAGACGCGTGAACATCAGTCTGATCGATACTCAGATCAGCGGCGTGATCCAGCGCGTGACTCAGAGGAGGAGCGTTCTTTTAGAGGACG tttatgaagtgaaaagcGGGCGGAAATTCCCGGGCGTCAAGATCATTTTCGGACACGAAATTCTTAAAGGTAAACTGCTGAAT TTCCCCAATCCGGAGAAGCT TGCTCCTGAAGAATCCCACACGCACTCCTTCAGGAAGAAGACTGCAG ATGATGTTCTCGAGGACGGTGTGCATTCTGTGCTGATCGATGAGCTTCAGGAGAAGTTTGGCCCTGCA GTTATGCACATCCAAGAACAGAAAGTTATTGGCATCAGTGCTGAAGTGTTTGGACCGACTGCACAAGAGAGACTTTGCTGGCTGCAG GTAGCCACTAAGAAGGTGGTGTATCTGTTTGATATCCTCCTGCTCGGCGGACAAGCTTTTAAAAACGGCCTGTCCATGATCCTGGAGAATCGGCACATCCTGAAG GTGGTTCATGACTGCCGCTGCATCACTCGCTGTCTGAGAGAAGAGTTCAGAGTCCACCTCACCAACGTCTTTGACACACAg GTGGCTGATCTCATGCTCTTCTATAACGAGACTGGAGGCTTCCTGCCGGACCGGGTCGGCTCTCTTCAGGAGGTGCTCAGACTCCACCTCAAGCTCCCCCCCGCTGACCTTTCACCCCTGTGCTCCAAAGAGCTCCAGCGCAAG GAGTGTCCGGAGCTGTGGTACATCCGTCCGTCTCCACCGGCTCTGATGACCGTCATGAGCGCTTCTGTCCGTCATCTTCTCCCGCTGCGCCTCGTGCTTCTGGACGCTCTGATGTCAGATTACACCATTCTGGTAGATGCATATATGAGCAGCTACCACAACCAGTCTGTTCACATTGAGCAG AGCGAGTGGACGCTGCCCGCTGAAGCTCAGGAGCTGTCGTCTGTGAGGCAGGAGCGGATGGACTGGGCCACTGGACGATACGATCTGACCGAGGACGGCCTTCTCAAACGCTCCAGCTTCAACACACAGACCCACTCTACCTCCAACTCCAGATGA